A window of Ignavibacterium sp. contains these coding sequences:
- a CDS encoding J domain-containing protein, producing the protein MEFKDYYKILGVDKNATQEEIKKAYRKLAMKYHPDRNPGDKSAEEKFKEITEANEVLSDPEKRKKYDALGANWKQYEHAGHGFDDFFSQFGGAQTGGGRTYTFSGDLGDLFGNLGGFSDFFESFFGSRGRRQSGGFTASDYQQQTAPGGIDLEADLNITLEEAFNGGERILTIDGKKVKIKIAPGTKDGQKLRLKGLGRARSQNVQRGDLYLNIHILQHPFYEIKDSDLYYNLDIDLYTAVLGGKEYIRTLDGKTISINIPEGTDSGSILRLKNLGMQKGNGRGDLFVRINVTVPKNLSEEEKQLFRKLKSLGKK; encoded by the coding sequence ATGGAATTCAAAGATTATTACAAAATTTTAGGCGTAGATAAAAACGCAACTCAGGAAGAGATTAAAAAAGCTTATCGCAAGCTTGCAATGAAATATCATCCTGATCGAAATCCGGGTGATAAATCTGCAGAAGAAAAATTTAAAGAAATAACCGAAGCCAATGAGGTTCTTAGCGATCCTGAGAAAAGAAAAAAGTACGATGCACTTGGTGCTAATTGGAAACAGTATGAACACGCTGGTCATGGTTTTGATGACTTTTTCTCGCAATTTGGCGGTGCTCAAACTGGTGGGGGAAGAACATATACATTTTCAGGTGATTTAGGCGACTTGTTTGGTAACTTAGGTGGTTTTTCTGACTTTTTTGAATCATTCTTTGGTTCAAGAGGAAGAAGACAAAGTGGTGGCTTTACTGCTTCTGATTATCAGCAACAAACCGCCCCGGGAGGAATTGATCTGGAAGCAGATTTAAATATTACCCTCGAAGAAGCATTTAATGGCGGCGAAAGGATATTAACAATAGATGGGAAAAAAGTTAAGATAAAAATTGCCCCCGGTACTAAAGACGGACAGAAATTAAGACTGAAAGGGCTTGGAAGAGCACGCTCTCAGAATGTTCAGAGGGGAGATTTATACCTTAACATTCATATACTTCAACATCCTTTTTACGAAATAAAGGATAGTGATTTATACTATAATCTCGATATCGACCTTTATACAGCTGTATTGGGAGGAAAAGAATACATCAGAACACTGGATGGAAAAACTATTAGCATCAACATACCGGAAGGAACCGATTCCGGCAGTATACTGAGATTGAAAAACCTTGGAATGCAGAAAGGAAACGGAAGGGGAGATTTATTTGTAAGAATTAATGTAACCGTTCCCAAAAATCTTTCTGAAGAAGAAAAACAATTATTTAGAAAATTAAAGAGTTTAGGAAAAAAATAA
- the mfd gene encoding transcription-repair coupling factor: MNELRDTISIKVFEKILNALKSDLQEVNISPLHGSSRSLLISEIKDFTQQILVLVPEIKLVDEIFVELSLLNPKQKIILIKEFDLESVQEKLTDILNSDDLILVSTYQLLNFGIPTKEKINKSSTKISIGGEINYDELIEYLKLMNYTRDKFVEAPGYFSVRGSIIDFWSYSEKNPTRLEFDGDFIESIRYFDPESQRSTAKIEETTLSASINDIKDEEFTNIFSYLNNPLVFATEQDLSNLNKAVEKFLTVEDYSDDIDFDDELSEIKSSEEKNNLNVDNTYHQVNFELKNSSAKWIIEKNFSLPERIEIGIIPAPSVHSNFELLFNTIKEYSNKKFNVIVTSENELQTERLKDLFTEYNEELSLLIEKKEVEIITLPIKEGFVSAEDKLLVLTDYQIFNKPYRTKIPTSKRIKKSKAATLGSIKKGDFVVHEDYGIGKYAGLETIKIGDAQQESMKILFAEGGVVYVNLNYLSLVKKYSAGDSEGKLQPTLSKLGTAEWINKKTRAKKKIKEAARELIELYARRKASKGFSFSDDTIWQKELEASFFYEDTPDQARATEEVKQDMQSENPMDRLVCGDVGFGKTEVAVRAAFKAVQDGKQVAILVPTTILAEQHFNTFSDRLSQFPVRIAVLSRFQSKAKQKEIVQRLEEGKIDIIIGTHRLLSKDVKFKDLGLLIIDEEHRFGVTAKEKLRQIRVNIDTLTLTATPIPRTLNLSLLGARDLSIIATPPPNRQPIYTSVSVFNIKKIREWILNEVSRNGQVYFVHDRVQSIEKLAEYLHRYIPEIKIGIAHGQLTPTKLEEVIHDFLNRKYDVLLSTKIIESGIDIPNVNTIIVNRADRFGLAELHQLRGRVGRSDRQAYAYFIVPSLTGITKKALRRLQAIEEFTEIGSGFNLSMRDLEIRGAGNLLGKEQTGFIDEIGFDLYIKLINEAVEELKYEEFKEVFKSLPKPKERTEPTIDTYFEIGIPEEYMPDQSERLNFYTALYSVQSQQEIDDLKEELTDRFGDYPEIVNLLLQTATLRLYASYALFERIVIQRKNISIILPKGDKEDYYKVRFIELMRFILDEYKNEYKFVQQKDVMKLVKENKSVKPEDVLNELIDFSKRVIKLFGNEIEGVYKSLKNYVIN, translated from the coding sequence ATGAACGAACTTAGAGATACGATTTCAATCAAGGTATTTGAAAAGATTTTAAATGCTCTGAAATCAGATTTACAGGAAGTGAACATTAGCCCTTTACACGGCTCGTCCAGGTCGCTTTTAATTTCTGAAATAAAAGATTTCACGCAACAGATTCTTGTTCTTGTTCCGGAAATAAAATTAGTTGATGAAATTTTTGTCGAGCTTTCTCTTCTAAATCCAAAGCAAAAAATAATTTTAATCAAAGAATTTGATTTAGAATCTGTTCAGGAGAAGCTTACAGATATTCTAAATTCAGATGATTTAATACTTGTCTCTACATATCAACTACTCAATTTCGGAATTCCAACGAAAGAAAAAATTAATAAGTCTTCAACAAAAATCAGTATCGGGGGTGAAATTAATTATGATGAATTGATCGAGTACCTGAAACTAATGAATTACACCCGGGATAAATTTGTTGAAGCACCGGGATATTTTTCTGTTCGCGGTTCAATTATTGACTTCTGGTCTTATTCAGAAAAAAATCCGACGAGATTGGAATTTGATGGTGACTTTATAGAGTCAATCAGATATTTCGATCCCGAATCGCAGCGATCAACAGCCAAAATAGAAGAAACAACCTTATCAGCTTCGATTAATGATATAAAAGATGAAGAGTTTACAAATATTTTTTCTTATTTAAATAATCCTCTTGTTTTTGCTACCGAGCAGGATTTGTCAAACCTTAATAAAGCAGTTGAAAAATTTTTAACAGTGGAAGACTATTCAGATGATATTGATTTTGATGATGAACTTTCTGAAATAAAATCGTCAGAAGAAAAGAATAATCTCAATGTTGATAACACATATCATCAAGTTAACTTTGAATTAAAAAATTCTTCTGCAAAATGGATAATTGAAAAAAATTTTTCATTACCGGAAAGAATAGAAATTGGAATAATACCCGCACCATCAGTTCATTCTAACTTTGAACTACTCTTTAATACAATTAAGGAATATTCGAATAAAAAATTTAATGTGATAGTAACCTCCGAAAATGAACTGCAAACTGAAAGATTAAAGGATTTGTTTACTGAATACAATGAGGAATTATCTTTACTAATTGAGAAAAAAGAAGTTGAAATCATCACGCTTCCGATAAAAGAGGGATTTGTTTCTGCAGAAGATAAGCTGTTAGTTCTAACAGATTATCAGATTTTTAATAAACCATACCGAACAAAAATTCCAACTTCAAAAAGAATAAAGAAATCTAAGGCAGCAACTCTTGGCTCTATAAAGAAAGGTGATTTTGTTGTTCACGAAGATTATGGAATTGGAAAGTACGCCGGACTTGAAACAATCAAGATAGGTGATGCACAACAGGAATCAATGAAAATTCTTTTTGCTGAGGGGGGAGTTGTTTATGTTAATCTGAATTATCTCTCGTTAGTTAAAAAATATTCTGCAGGCGATTCAGAAGGGAAGCTTCAACCAACGCTTTCAAAACTTGGTACAGCAGAATGGATAAATAAAAAGACTCGAGCCAAGAAAAAAATTAAAGAAGCAGCAAGGGAATTAATTGAACTTTATGCCAGAAGAAAAGCATCAAAAGGTTTTTCTTTCAGTGATGATACAATATGGCAGAAAGAGCTTGAAGCTTCATTCTTTTATGAAGATACACCCGACCAGGCGAGAGCAACAGAAGAGGTTAAACAGGATATGCAAAGTGAAAATCCAATGGACAGACTTGTTTGTGGAGATGTTGGTTTTGGAAAAACAGAAGTTGCTGTTCGGGCTGCTTTCAAAGCAGTGCAGGACGGAAAACAAGTTGCTATATTAGTTCCAACAACAATTTTAGCCGAACAACATTTTAATACTTTTTCTGACCGCTTATCTCAGTTTCCGGTTAGAATTGCAGTGCTATCAAGATTTCAATCCAAAGCAAAGCAAAAAGAAATTGTACAACGGCTTGAAGAAGGAAAGATTGATATTATAATTGGAACACATCGCCTTCTTTCAAAAGATGTGAAGTTCAAAGATCTTGGTTTACTTATAATTGATGAAGAACATCGTTTCGGTGTTACTGCTAAAGAAAAGCTAAGACAAATAAGAGTTAATATTGATACTCTTACTTTAACGGCTACCCCTATTCCAAGAACACTTAATCTTTCCTTGCTTGGTGCAAGAGACTTGTCAATTATTGCGACACCACCTCCAAATCGTCAACCAATTTATACAAGCGTATCTGTATTTAATATTAAAAAAATAAGAGAATGGATTCTAAATGAAGTTAGTCGAAACGGTCAGGTTTATTTTGTACATGATAGAGTTCAATCGATAGAAAAGCTTGCTGAGTATCTTCATCGATACATTCCCGAAATTAAAATTGGAATTGCTCACGGTCAGCTTACTCCAACAAAGCTTGAAGAAGTTATTCATGACTTTCTCAACAGAAAATACGATGTTCTTCTTTCAACAAAAATCATAGAATCAGGAATTGATATTCCGAATGTTAATACAATAATTGTAAATCGGGCTGATAGATTTGGTCTTGCAGAACTTCATCAGTTGAGAGGAAGAGTTGGCAGAAGTGACAGACAAGCTTATGCATATTTTATTGTTCCTTCATTAACGGGAATAACTAAGAAGGCATTACGAAGACTTCAGGCAATAGAAGAATTTACAGAAATAGGTTCGGGATTTAATCTTTCAATGCGGGATCTTGAAATACGCGGCGCAGGAAACTTGCTTGGCAAAGAACAAACCGGCTTTATTGATGAAATAGGATTTGATTTATATATCAAGCTGATAAATGAAGCAGTTGAAGAATTGAAATACGAAGAATTCAAAGAAGTGTTCAAATCACTTCCGAAACCAAAGGAAAGAACAGAGCCAACAATTGATACTTACTTTGAGATTGGAATTCCGGAAGAATATATGCCAGATCAAAGCGAAAGACTAAACTTTTATACGGCATTATATTCAGTTCAATCGCAGCAGGAAATAGATGATTTGAAAGAAGAGCTGACAGATCGTTTTGGTGATTATCCTGAAATTGTAAACCTACTTTTACAGACAGCTACTTTAAGACTTTATGCATCTTATGCTTTGTTCGAGAGAATTGTTATACAAAGAAAAAACATTAGTATAATTCTTCCAAAAGGTGATAAGGAAGATTATTATAAAGTTAGATTTATTGAGCTTATGAGATTTATTCTTGATGAGTATAAAAATGAATATAAATTCGTGCAGCAAAAGGATGTTATGAAACTTGTGAAAGAGAACAAATCAGTAAAACCAGAAGATGTGTTGAATGAATTGATTGATTTTAGTAAAAGAGTGATTAAACTTTTCGGGAATGAGATTGAAGGAGTCTATAAAAGCCTGAAAAATTATGTAATAAATTGA
- a CDS encoding Hsp20/alpha crystallin family protein, with the protein MTLVKFNPVRDLLNFEREFNRMFNALESRFGISRAPEIDEEYENAVWMPLTDIYEDNDKYTLKVDLPGIKKEDVKINYANGKLSISGERVQESETKDAKWHRIEKSYGKYYRSFTLPEQIQEDKISAEFKDGLLTITIPKAEEAKPKEIEIKVK; encoded by the coding sequence ATGACACTCGTAAAATTCAATCCGGTTCGTGATCTTCTGAACTTCGAAAGAGAGTTTAACAGAATGTTCAATGCTTTAGAAAGCCGTTTTGGAATTTCCAGAGCTCCAGAAATTGATGAAGAATACGAGAATGCTGTTTGGATGCCATTAACCGACATTTATGAAGACAATGATAAATATACATTGAAAGTTGATCTTCCTGGAATCAAAAAAGAGGATGTAAAGATCAACTATGCTAATGGTAAGCTTAGCATTAGTGGTGAAAGAGTTCAGGAGAGCGAAACCAAGGATGCTAAATGGCACAGAATAGAAAAATCATATGGCAAATATTACAGATCCTTCACATTGCCAGAACAAATTCAGGAAGACAAAATCTCTGCTGAGTTCAAGGATGGATTATTAACCATCACAATACCAAAAGCTGAAGAAGCTAAACCAAAAGAAATAGAGATTAAGGTTAAATAA
- the rsmG gene encoding 16S rRNA (guanine(527)-N(7))-methyltransferase RsmG, with product MPPNKQEEYFKELQTFFWENGLTSEVTKADRLAYFATLVSEKNKSVNLISRADVDGIIEKHVFLSAFVTKFFPDKIMRFVDIGTGGGFPGIPIAIMRPDLRGVLVDSIAKKVNAVNEFIDKLKLSNVIAENYRVESPEFIEKYKQSFDMVISRGTVPLIILIRYALPITKEKSYLISIKGGDLDEEFTKAEMKYKSNIKKSTIYELAYKPSNIRNKKGKKLIVIELQK from the coding sequence ATGCCCCCCAATAAACAAGAAGAATACTTTAAAGAGCTTCAAACATTTTTCTGGGAGAACGGTTTAACTTCTGAAGTTACCAAAGCTGACCGACTTGCCTATTTTGCCACATTGGTTTCGGAAAAAAACAAATCAGTTAATCTTATTTCAAGGGCTGATGTAGATGGGATAATCGAGAAGCATGTTTTCCTCTCAGCTTTTGTAACAAAATTTTTCCCCGATAAAATAATGAGATTTGTGGATATTGGTACTGGCGGTGGATTTCCCGGAATTCCAATTGCAATTATGCGTCCTGATTTAAGGGGTGTGCTCGTTGATTCTATTGCTAAAAAAGTTAACGCGGTTAATGAGTTTATAGACAAACTTAAATTGAGCAATGTTATAGCTGAAAATTATCGCGTTGAAAGCCCCGAATTTATCGAGAAGTATAAACAAAGTTTTGATATGGTAATAAGCCGGGGAACTGTTCCGCTTATTATTCTGATAAGATATGCTCTTCCTATTACAAAAGAAAAATCGTACTTGATTTCTATTAAAGGGGGGGATCTTGATGAGGAATTTACAAAAGCTGAAATGAAATATAAATCCAACATCAAGAAATCAACTATCTACGAGCTTGCATATAAGCCCTCGAATATAAGAAACAAAAAAGGCAAGAAACTTATTGTAATTGAATTGCAGAAATAA
- the mnmE gene encoding tRNA uridine-5-carboxymethylaminomethyl(34) synthesis GTPase MnmE has product MKEDTIIALATPPGVGAISVIRVSGPDSFYLADKLFRGKSKIINSASHTIHYGNIVDSNESHIDDVLISVFRAPNSYTGEDSVEISTHGNPLIAQKIIGEFLKLGKIRLAEPGEFTKRAFLNNKIDLSQAEAVADVIHARSEASLRGARNQLDGLLSKKVGKLRESLVNATSFVELELDFAEEDIEFVNTDELLKRIDEIIIEIDSLLETYNIGKIIRDGVNVALVGKPNVGKSSILNYLINESRAIVSDIPGTTRDVIREEISIDGILFRLFDTAGLRESENPIEEEGIRRSREALRNADIILFVEDTQQGSARDLLDSILNLTSGDKIVRVLNKIDLGEKSHYDADVKISAKTGQGMNDLSKILVKKAIGTEYYTEKSAIVTNIRHYTCLKKARESLLNARDSVINKISGEFISVDLRNASISLGEIIGEVTTDDILNNIFMKFCIGK; this is encoded by the coding sequence TTGAAAGAAGATACAATAATTGCGCTCGCAACTCCACCTGGTGTTGGAGCTATTTCCGTTATTAGAGTAAGTGGACCGGATAGTTTTTACCTCGCCGATAAGCTATTCAGGGGTAAAAGCAAAATCATTAATTCTGCCAGCCACACAATTCATTATGGAAATATTGTTGATTCAAACGAAAGTCATATTGATGATGTTTTAATTTCGGTTTTTAGAGCGCCAAATTCATATACCGGAGAAGATAGCGTCGAAATCAGCACTCATGGCAATCCATTGATAGCTCAAAAAATAATAGGGGAGTTTTTAAAATTAGGAAAAATCAGATTGGCAGAGCCAGGGGAGTTTACTAAGAGAGCATTTTTAAATAATAAAATTGATCTATCTCAGGCCGAAGCAGTTGCAGATGTTATTCACGCAAGAAGTGAAGCATCTCTTCGGGGAGCGAGAAACCAGCTTGATGGACTACTATCCAAAAAAGTGGGGAAGCTTAGAGAATCCTTAGTTAATGCTACATCTTTTGTTGAATTAGAACTCGATTTTGCTGAAGAAGATATTGAGTTTGTAAATACCGACGAGTTACTGAAAAGAATTGATGAAATAATAATTGAAATTGATTCGTTACTTGAAACCTATAACATCGGGAAAATAATCCGTGATGGAGTTAATGTAGCTTTGGTCGGGAAGCCAAATGTAGGGAAGTCATCAATTTTGAATTATCTGATTAATGAATCAAGAGCAATCGTTAGTGATATTCCTGGAACGACCAGGGATGTAATTCGCGAAGAAATATCAATCGACGGGATTCTTTTCAGACTATTTGATACCGCTGGTCTTCGGGAATCAGAAAACCCGATTGAAGAAGAAGGAATTAGACGGAGTCGGGAAGCGCTCAGAAATGCGGATATTATTTTGTTTGTTGAGGATACTCAGCAGGGCAGTGCCAGAGATTTGTTAGATAGCATCTTGAATTTAACATCCGGGGATAAAATCGTTCGGGTTCTAAATAAGATTGATTTAGGGGAAAAAAGCCATTACGATGCCGATGTTAAAATTTCGGCAAAGACTGGACAAGGAATGAATGATTTATCAAAAATTCTTGTTAAAAAGGCGATAGGAACAGAATATTATACCGAAAAATCAGCTATTGTTACTAACATTAGACACTATACTTGTCTAAAAAAAGCCAGAGAATCACTCCTAAACGCAAGGGACTCTGTTATCAACAAGATTAGTGGAGAGTTCATATCGGTAGATCTTAGAAATGCTTCTATAAGCTTGGGAGAAATTATTGGAGAAGTGACAACGGATGATATCCTAAACAATATTTTTATGAAATTTTGCATTGGAAAGTAA
- the htpG gene encoding molecular chaperone HtpG, which produces MAEVQTKKYEFKAEVKKLLDILVHSLYTSREIFLRELISNASDALDKVRFEITKGTDVADKELPLEIKIDFDEKKNTITISDTGIGMTHDELITNIGTIAKSGSEEFLKQLSENKEAANNIIGRFGVGFYSVFMVAKEVVIKSKSFRKDDAAVWWKSDGSGDYEIAELIEPLKRGTIIEIHLRDDAKEFADKYRLEGIIKRHSNFISFPIYLKNEKINTIAALWREPKTSIKPEQYNEFYKFLTHDTEDPLEVIHTSVDAPIQFNALLFIPKRSYEFWRWSKDDYGLDLYVRRVLIQHQNKDLLPEYLSFVKGVVDSEDLPLNISRETLQENIIFTKIANSVTTNVLSHLLKLAKENPERYNDFWKEHGRVFKLGYMDFTNADKYQQLLRFNSSASTDEKELISLDDYVSRMKKDQKEIYFALGSSREAIDLNPHLEIFKSKGLEVLYLYDPVDEFVVTSIRKYKDFEFKSVDTVDLKSLEKFEDITESKEQAEPLSKDDEKHFDSLLDKMKKILGDRVKEVKETKRLKDSPSCLVNADDSISSTMRKILRMSNSEVELPNQEVILEINKDHKLIRNLLEIFKKNSDDEFIKDTTEQLYESALLLEGNLDDPHKLVNRLNKMLTEASDLYKNKIE; this is translated from the coding sequence ATGGCTGAAGTTCAAACAAAAAAATATGAGTTTAAAGCAGAAGTAAAAAAGCTTTTGGATATTCTTGTGCATTCGCTCTATACAAGCAGAGAGATTTTTCTTCGCGAATTAATTTCAAATGCTTCTGATGCTCTTGATAAAGTTAGATTTGAAATTACAAAGGGAACCGATGTTGCAGACAAAGAATTGCCATTAGAAATAAAAATTGATTTCGATGAGAAGAAGAACACTATAACAATTTCTGATACCGGAATTGGAATGACTCACGATGAGCTTATAACGAATATTGGAACGATTGCTAAATCCGGTTCAGAGGAGTTTTTGAAACAGCTCTCTGAAAATAAAGAAGCTGCCAACAATATAATCGGGAGATTTGGTGTTGGATTTTATTCAGTATTTATGGTTGCAAAAGAAGTTGTTATTAAATCAAAATCATTTAGAAAAGATGATGCTGCTGTTTGGTGGAAGTCTGATGGAAGCGGTGATTATGAAATTGCCGAATTGATTGAACCATTAAAAAGAGGAACGATCATTGAAATTCACTTAAGGGATGATGCGAAAGAATTTGCTGATAAATACAGACTTGAGGGGATAATAAAAAGACATTCTAACTTCATCTCGTTTCCAATTTATCTGAAGAATGAAAAAATAAATACGATAGCTGCTCTTTGGCGTGAACCAAAAACTTCCATCAAACCAGAGCAATACAACGAGTTTTATAAATTCTTGACACACGATACAGAAGATCCTCTTGAAGTGATTCATACTTCTGTTGATGCTCCTATTCAATTCAATGCGTTGCTGTTCATACCAAAAAGAAGTTACGAATTCTGGCGTTGGAGTAAAGATGATTATGGACTTGATTTGTATGTAAGAAGAGTTTTAATTCAACATCAGAACAAAGATTTACTTCCGGAATATCTCAGCTTCGTTAAAGGCGTTGTTGATTCTGAAGATCTACCACTTAACATTTCAAGAGAAACTCTTCAGGAAAATATAATCTTCACAAAAATTGCAAACAGTGTTACGACAAATGTTCTTTCTCATCTTTTGAAGCTAGCGAAAGAGAATCCTGAAAGATACAACGACTTCTGGAAGGAACACGGAAGAGTTTTCAAGCTTGGTTATATGGATTTTACAAATGCTGACAAATACCAGCAGTTGTTGAGATTTAATTCTTCTGCCAGCACAGATGAGAAAGAGCTTATTTCATTAGATGATTATGTTTCCCGAATGAAGAAAGATCAGAAAGAAATTTATTTTGCATTGGGCTCAAGCAGGGAAGCAATCGATTTGAATCCACATCTTGAGATTTTCAAATCAAAGGGACTTGAAGTTTTATACCTCTACGATCCTGTTGATGAGTTTGTTGTGACTTCAATAAGAAAATACAAAGATTTTGAATTTAAATCTGTTGATACTGTTGACTTAAAATCATTGGAAAAATTTGAAGATATAACCGAAAGCAAAGAACAAGCCGAACCATTATCCAAAGATGATGAAAAACATTTTGACAGTTTACTTGATAAGATGAAGAAGATTTTGGGAGACCGTGTAAAAGAAGTAAAAGAGACAAAGCGTTTGAAAGATAGTCCTTCGTGCTTGGTAAATGCTGACGATTCTATTTCCTCTACTATGAGGAAAATTCTGAGGATGTCTAACTCCGAAGTTGAGCTTCCTAACCAGGAAGTAATTTTGGAAATAAACAAAGACCATAAACTCATCCGAAACCTTCTTGAAATATTCAAGAAGAATTCTGATGATGAGTTTATTAAAGATACAACAGAGCAACTCTATGAGTCTGCTTTGTTGCTTGAAGGAAATCTAGATGATCCTCACAAGCTTGTTAACAGACTAAATAAAATGTTAACCGAAGCTAGTGATTTATATAAAAATAAAATTGAATAA
- the mnmG gene encoding tRNA uridine-5-carboxymethylaminomethyl(34) synthesis enzyme MnmG yields MIKKYDIIVVGGGHAGIEAASAGARMGCLVGLFTMDKNALGRMSCNPAIGGTAKGHLVREIDALGGEMGKIADRSGIQFRMLNKSKGPAVWSPRSQNDRKLYSLEASKIVNNIPNLELVEESVVEVVVEGGKIAGVKTASGKEFGCSALILSSGTFLNGLMHTGLKSVRGGRFGEQPAVGITESLVKIGFEAGRLKTGTPPRLKRDSINWEILEEQPGDQDPKPFSHFTDTENFPFLPQLSCFITYTDQSVHKTLEKGFDQSPMFTGLIKGVGPRYCPSIEDKIVRFADKERHQLFLEPEGLDSDLIYLNGFSTSLPEEIQLEALHKIRGLENVEMVRPGYAVEYDFFPPHQVDLTLETKLVEGLYFAGQINGTSGYEEAAAQGIVAGINAALKIQKRPEFVLKRSEAYIGVLIDDLVSKSTDEPYRMFTSRAEHRLLLRPDNADRRLFKYGYEFGLIPKEAYEEYKQREILIQSGIEFCSSTKISFKAINEFLSEKGSSLVDSSETISKICKRPEIKLKDILNSNGFDSDIVKNLLKDEQALEQVEIELKYEGYIKRQFETIEKLERYEDVKIPLTLNYFDLKQLSAEGREKLSRFRPRSIGQASRISGVTPSDISVLLIYLKS; encoded by the coding sequence ATGATTAAAAAATATGATATAATAGTCGTTGGAGGCGGTCACGCCGGAATTGAAGCTGCTTCAGCTGGTGCTAGAATGGGTTGTTTGGTAGGACTTTTTACGATGGATAAAAATGCTCTTGGAAGAATGTCTTGTAACCCGGCTATAGGAGGAACCGCAAAAGGACATTTGGTTCGTGAAATTGATGCTCTAGGAGGAGAAATGGGGAAAATAGCCGATCGTTCAGGTATTCAATTCAGAATGCTAAATAAATCAAAAGGTCCTGCTGTATGGTCCCCAAGAAGCCAAAATGATAGAAAGCTTTACTCTCTTGAAGCATCGAAAATCGTTAATAATATTCCGAACCTTGAATTAGTTGAAGAATCTGTTGTTGAGGTTGTTGTAGAGGGAGGAAAAATTGCAGGTGTCAAAACAGCTTCAGGTAAAGAATTCGGTTGCAGTGCTCTAATTTTATCTTCGGGAACATTCCTCAATGGGTTAATGCACACGGGGCTTAAATCTGTAAGGGGAGGAAGGTTTGGTGAGCAGCCGGCAGTTGGAATTACAGAATCGCTCGTTAAAATTGGATTTGAAGCAGGAAGACTGAAAACAGGAACCCCACCAAGGTTAAAAAGAGATTCTATCAACTGGGAAATTCTTGAAGAGCAACCAGGAGATCAAGATCCAAAACCATTCTCACATTTTACAGATACCGAAAACTTCCCGTTTCTACCTCAGTTGAGCTGCTTTATTACTTATACAGATCAATCGGTTCACAAGACTCTTGAAAAAGGTTTTGATCAGTCGCCTATGTTTACTGGACTTATAAAGGGTGTGGGACCGCGATACTGTCCATCAATAGAGGATAAAATAGTTAGATTTGCCGATAAAGAAAGACACCAATTGTTCTTAGAACCTGAAGGACTGGATTCGGATTTAATTTATTTGAATGGTTTTTCAACCTCACTTCCCGAAGAAATTCAACTTGAGGCATTACATAAAATTCGTGGGCTGGAAAATGTTGAGATGGTTAGACCGGGTTATGCTGTTGAATATGATTTTTTCCCTCCGCACCAAGTTGATTTAACTTTAGAAACGAAACTTGTTGAAGGACTTTATTTTGCAGGACAAATTAATGGAACTTCGGGATATGAAGAAGCAGCCGCTCAGGGAATTGTTGCGGGAATAAATGCAGCATTAAAAATTCAAAAAAGACCAGAGTTTGTTTTGAAGAGAAGCGAAGCTTATATCGGTGTGTTGATAGATGACCTTGTTAGTAAATCTACAGATGAACCCTACAGAATGTTTACTTCCAGAGCAGAGCACAGACTTTTACTCAGACCAGATAATGCGGATAGGAGATTATTTAAATATGGATATGAGTTTGGCTTGATTCCAAAAGAAGCTTATGAGGAGTATAAGCAAAGGGAAATTTTAATTCAGTCAGGAATAGAATTTTGTTCGAGCACTAAAATTAGTTTTAAGGCAATAAACGAATTTCTATCTGAAAAGGGCTCATCATTGGTAGATTCCTCAGAAACCATTTCGAAGATTTGTAAAAGACCGGAAATAAAATTGAAAGATATATTGAATTCAAATGGATTTGATTCTGATATTGTTAAAAATCTTCTTAAAGATGAGCAAGCTTTAGAGCAAGTAGAAATTGAACTTAAATATGAAGGTTATATAAAAAGACAATTTGAAACCATCGAAAAACTTGAAAGATATGAAGATGTTAAAATTCCTTTAACATTAAACTATTTTGATTTGAAACAACTTTCAGCTGAAGGAAGGGAAAAACTCTCGAGATTCAGACCGCGCTCAATAGGACAAGCATCGAGAATCTCCGGTGTTACTCCTTCAGATATTTCTGTTTTATTGATATATTTGAAAAGTTAA